A region of Subtercola boreus DNA encodes the following proteins:
- a CDS encoding HNH endonuclease, whose translation MRTLVLNAGYEPLGVVSFRRALVLVMNDKAKIVESDEDAPVWASSGAYERPSVILLTRYVKVPSSRQVPVSRRGVLRRDNQRCAYCGKSATTIDHIQPRSRGGKDTWENLVACCLRCNNLKSDRTPAEMGWSLRGGQPRMPHHAGWFVRGVERAEPEWEGYLQPAA comes from the coding sequence ATGCGAACGCTGGTTTTGAACGCGGGCTATGAGCCGCTGGGTGTTGTGTCGTTCCGTCGAGCGCTCGTGCTCGTGATGAACGACAAGGCGAAGATCGTCGAGAGTGATGAGGATGCGCCGGTGTGGGCGTCATCCGGAGCGTATGAACGGCCGTCGGTCATCCTGCTGACGCGGTATGTGAAGGTTCCGAGCTCGCGCCAGGTTCCCGTCAGCCGGCGTGGGGTGCTGCGCCGCGACAACCAGCGCTGCGCCTACTGCGGAAAGTCGGCGACGACGATCGACCACATCCAGCCGCGCTCCCGGGGCGGGAAGGACACGTGGGAGAACCTCGTGGCCTGTTGCCTCCGCTGCAACAACCTCAAGAGCGACCGGACCCCGGCGGAGATGGGCTGGTCGCTCCGCGGTGGCCAGCCGCGCATGCCGCACCATGCGGGCTGGTTCGTCCGCGGGGTCGAACGTGCCGAGCCCGAATGGGAGGGCTACCTGCAGCCTGCCGCGTAG
- a CDS encoding NlpC/P60 family protein, whose protein sequence is MSSSPRRAAHRRAPWRTLVVSLAVTALAVTATITGGSPVYADNYPSWNDVVAARANEASKQSEIGRLQGLISGLQSQVAAAQAVADKAWAANEAAQNALADGQLKAQQLRSQAAEATTKAEASRKQAAALTAQFARSAGTDLSMKLLVSGEKSDNLLYQLGAMSKLGDTSKKVFEAATQDANNATSLSAQADEAEKALTSLADAAAASLADAVNAQQGLKAALLEQEAHQDEMTVQLAALTSNAITTEEQYNAGVVAEQQRKLAEEQARAAAQAAADAQAAAAAAAAAAANPGSGSSGGGSSGGGNGGSSSGGSSGGSGGSGGSSSPAPAPIIDSPGQPFDGNAVVAYAQQYVGVVPYGWGANPNDSFGCDGLTQWVYGHFGIKLPRLVSAQTAMGVRVSSSQVRAGDLVVWPNAHVGIYDGHGGVIHSPDWGRYVTHNPGLWGSYIFIRIV, encoded by the coding sequence CGTGACCGCGACGATCACCGGCGGTTCGCCGGTGTACGCCGACAATTACCCGAGCTGGAACGATGTCGTCGCAGCTCGCGCGAACGAAGCGTCTAAGCAGTCCGAGATCGGCCGCCTGCAGGGGCTCATCTCGGGGCTGCAGAGCCAGGTCGCCGCAGCGCAGGCCGTCGCCGACAAGGCGTGGGCCGCGAATGAGGCCGCGCAGAACGCCCTGGCCGACGGCCAACTGAAGGCCCAGCAGCTCCGCAGCCAGGCCGCCGAAGCCACAACCAAGGCGGAGGCCTCCCGCAAGCAGGCCGCAGCGCTCACCGCGCAGTTCGCCCGCTCAGCCGGAACAGACCTGTCGATGAAGCTGCTGGTCTCCGGGGAGAAGAGCGACAACCTGCTCTACCAGCTCGGCGCCATGTCGAAGCTCGGCGACACCTCGAAGAAAGTGTTCGAAGCCGCTACCCAGGACGCGAACAACGCGACCTCGCTGAGCGCTCAGGCCGATGAGGCCGAGAAGGCCCTCACGAGTCTCGCCGACGCCGCAGCCGCCTCCCTCGCCGATGCGGTGAACGCGCAGCAGGGCCTGAAGGCCGCTCTGCTCGAGCAGGAGGCGCACCAGGACGAGATGACGGTGCAGCTCGCCGCCCTGACCAGCAACGCCATCACGACGGAAGAGCAGTACAACGCCGGCGTCGTCGCCGAACAACAGCGGAAGCTCGCCGAGGAGCAGGCACGCGCTGCCGCCCAGGCCGCGGCCGACGCGCAGGCGGCTGCAGCAGCCGCGGCGGCAGCGGCAGCGAACCCGGGGTCGGGCAGCTCCGGCGGTGGCTCGTCGGGCGGAGGCAACGGCGGCTCGTCCAGCGGTGGTTCCAGCGGTGGCAGCGGCGGCAGCGGCGGCAGCAGTTCACCCGCACCCGCCCCGATAATCGACTCCCCCGGCCAGCCCTTCGACGGTAATGCCGTCGTCGCCTACGCCCAACAGTACGTCGGCGTCGTTCCCTACGGCTGGGGCGCGAACCCCAACGACAGCTTCGGCTGCGACGGGCTCACCCAGTGGGTGTACGGCCACTTCGGCATCAAACTGCCTCGACTCGTCAGCGCCCAGACCGCGATGGGCGTGCGCGTCTCGTCGTCGCAGGTCCGCGCCGGAGACCTGGTGGTCTGGCCGAACGCGCACGTCGGAATCTACGACGGCCACGGCGGCGTCATCCACTCCCCCGACTGGGGCCGCTACGTGACGCACAACCCCGGGCTCTGGGGCAGCTACATCTTCATCCGCATCGTCTAG
- the serC gene encoding phosphoserine transaminase, translating into MPSIEIPRTLLPADGRFGSGPSKIRAEQLADLSVRGASILGTSHRQAPVKDLVGSVRSGLADLFRIPEGYEVVLGNGGSTAFWDAAAFGLILNRSENLTFGEFSSKFAAAAGAPWLQKPHIVAAPAGSRGEVEIVEGVDVYAWPHNETSTGVMAPVTRVHGDAGALTVIDATSAAGGIDFDAAEADVYYFAPQKNFASDGGIWFALFSPAAIERVEQIAASDRYIPEFLSLKNAIDNSRLNQTLNTPALATLLLLDNQVSWINGNGGLGWASDRTKESTSAVYDWANASSYATPFVVNPEHRSQVVATIDFDDSIDAAAIAKVLRENGVVDTEPYRKLGRNQLRIATFTSVEPDDVRSLLGCIEFVVDALQSERSF; encoded by the coding sequence ATGCCCTCGATAGAGATTCCCCGTACCCTTCTGCCCGCTGACGGTCGCTTCGGAAGCGGCCCGTCGAAGATCAGGGCGGAGCAGCTCGCCGACCTCTCGGTTCGCGGAGCATCCATTCTCGGCACCTCGCACCGGCAGGCTCCGGTGAAGGATCTCGTGGGTTCGGTGCGCTCCGGGCTCGCCGATCTCTTCCGCATTCCCGAGGGCTACGAAGTGGTGCTCGGCAACGGTGGTTCGACGGCGTTCTGGGATGCTGCGGCGTTCGGCCTCATCCTGAACCGCAGTGAGAACCTCACGTTCGGCGAGTTCAGCTCGAAGTTCGCCGCCGCGGCCGGAGCGCCCTGGCTGCAGAAGCCGCACATCGTCGCAGCCCCTGCCGGGTCGCGCGGTGAGGTCGAGATCGTCGAAGGAGTCGACGTCTACGCGTGGCCCCACAACGAGACGAGCACCGGCGTGATGGCGCCGGTCACGCGCGTGCACGGCGACGCCGGCGCGCTGACCGTGATCGACGCGACGAGTGCCGCAGGCGGTATCGACTTCGACGCCGCCGAGGCCGATGTCTACTACTTCGCACCGCAGAAGAACTTCGCCTCCGACGGCGGCATCTGGTTCGCCCTCTTCTCCCCCGCCGCCATCGAACGCGTGGAGCAGATCGCGGCCTCCGACCGCTACATCCCGGAGTTCCTCAGCCTGAAGAACGCGATCGACAATTCGCGCCTCAACCAGACACTGAACACGCCCGCACTGGCGACCCTGCTGTTGCTCGACAACCAGGTGTCGTGGATCAACGGCAACGGCGGCCTCGGCTGGGCCTCCGACCGCACGAAGGAGTCGACCTCGGCCGTCTACGACTGGGCGAACGCCTCGAGCTACGCCACCCCGTTCGTCGTGAACCCGGAGCACCGCTCGCAGGTGGTCGCGACGATCGACTTCGACGACAGCATCGACGCCGCAGCCATTGCGAAGGTCCTGCGCGAGAACGGTGTCGTCGACACGGAGCCCTACCGCAAGCTCGGCCGCAACCAGCTGCGGATCGCGACGTTCACGTCGGTGGAGCCAGACGACGTGCGTTCCCTCCTCGGCTGCATCGAGTTCGTGGTCGACGCTCTCCAGTCCGAGCGGTCCTTCTAG
- a CDS encoding metal-dependent transcriptional regulator — protein sequence MADLIDTTEMYLRTILELEEENITPLRARISERLGHSGPTVSQTVGRMERDGLVVVSTDRHLELTGPGRRKAIHVMRKHRLAERLLSDVIGLDWEFVHEEACRWEHVMSEQVERRILEMLDHPTESPYGNPIPGLEELGDTEAIPFTRGVVNIVTLVHGAVGPQTKIIRRLGEPAQVDPELLLQLKQSGVVPGNSAAFSAAGSYVLVEVEGFSQGLELPNEVASHIFVGI from the coding sequence TTGGCGGATTTGATCGACACCACTGAGATGTACCTCAGAACCATTCTCGAACTCGAAGAAGAGAACATCACCCCGCTGCGGGCGCGCATTTCTGAGCGCCTCGGGCACTCCGGCCCGACCGTCTCGCAGACCGTCGGCCGCATGGAACGCGACGGGTTGGTGGTGGTCTCCACCGATCGTCATCTCGAGCTGACCGGTCCCGGTCGCCGAAAGGCGATCCACGTGATGCGCAAGCACCGTCTCGCCGAGCGCCTGCTCAGCGATGTCATCGGGCTCGATTGGGAGTTCGTGCACGAGGAGGCATGCCGCTGGGAGCATGTGATGAGCGAACAGGTGGAGCGGCGCATCCTCGAGATGCTCGACCACCCGACGGAGTCTCCCTACGGCAACCCGATCCCGGGTCTCGAAGAGCTCGGCGACACGGAGGCGATCCCCTTCACCCGGGGCGTGGTCAACATCGTCACGCTGGTGCACGGTGCGGTGGGCCCGCAGACGAAGATCATCCGGCGCCTGGGCGAACCGGCACAGGTCGACCCCGAGCTGTTGCTGCAGCTGAAGCAGTCCGGTGTGGTTCCGGGCAACTCGGCGGCATTCTCGGCCGCCGGCTCCTACGTTCTGGTCGAGGTCGAGGGGTTCAGCCAGGGGCTCGAGCTGCCCAACGAGGTGGCGAGTCACATCTTCGTCGGCATCTGA
- a CDS encoding C40 family peptidase, whose protein sequence is MPLSSELPGSPESKPNPKSLTRTRVSHAKPRKSLKITKRGIASTVVMTAAAGLIATMALPAYAFSTAGAFDPSASLSSVETGQQTLAVDAAALDSTVSRDAYVAPSKDDVAAEKAKVAAEAAAAAAKAAALQVATVASTSVTSKASASSNSGIVVNPPSGPYSGEAVVDFAMQFVGVVPYGSGASPDTSFGCDGLTQYVFKQFGINLPRTVSNQAAMGTRISASDAQPGDLMIYSIGHVGIYAGNGKMIDSPDWGRFVEYRPVWGSYYFVRLGI, encoded by the coding sequence TTGCCCCTGTCGAGCGAATTGCCAGGCTCACCCGAGTCCAAGCCCAACCCGAAGAGCCTGACCCGCACCAGGGTCTCCCACGCAAAACCCCGCAAGTCCCTCAAGATCACGAAGCGCGGCATCGCCAGCACTGTGGTCATGACGGCAGCTGCCGGTCTGATCGCCACGATGGCGCTCCCGGCCTACGCCTTCAGCACCGCCGGCGCCTTCGACCCGAGCGCCTCCCTGAGTTCGGTCGAGACCGGCCAGCAGACCCTCGCGGTCGATGCTGCCGCCCTCGACTCGACGGTGAGCCGCGACGCCTACGTCGCTCCGAGCAAGGACGACGTCGCTGCCGAGAAGGCGAAGGTCGCAGCCGAGGCTGCCGCTGCCGCCGCGAAGGCAGCAGCGCTACAGGTCGCCACGGTGGCCAGCACGTCGGTGACGTCCAAGGCCAGCGCGTCGTCGAACAGCGGCATCGTCGTCAATCCGCCGTCGGGCCCCTACAGCGGTGAGGCCGTCGTCGACTTCGCCATGCAGTTCGTGGGCGTCGTCCCCTACGGTTCGGGCGCCAGCCCCGACACGAGCTTCGGATGCGACGGACTCACGCAGTACGTCTTCAAGCAGTTCGGCATCAATCTGCCCCGTACGGTGAGCAACCAGGCGGCCATGGGCACGCGGATCTCCGCGTCGGACGCACAGCCCGGCGACCTCATGATTTACTCGATCGGCCACGTCGGCATCTACGCCGGCAACGGCAAGATGATCGACTCGCCCGACTGGGGCCGTTTCGTCGAGTACCGCCCGGTCTGGGGCAGCTACTACTTCGTGCGGTTGGGTATCTAA